Genomic window (Chionomys nivalis chromosome 7, mChiNiv1.1, whole genome shotgun sequence):
gaggcagatctctgagttagaggccagcttggtctacagagtgagttttaggatacacagggctacacagactcTCGCTCtgcaagcctgaccacctgaacTCAGTCTCCGGACcccaaagtggaaggagagaaccagctcaggaaagttgtcctctgacctttgcactttgagcatggacacacacagtaATGACAAAACATTTTTGAAGTTTAAAATATTGGTTCTGGTGCCTGCTAATCATGTGTCCTAAACTTTCTAGAACTGTTATTTCCTCAGTTTTAGAGTAGGACTATCAAGGTCTACTGTATAACATCATGTAGAAGACAAAGTAGCAAGAAGGTAGCAAGTTATGCTGGGATAATATTCTGCAGAATCAGCATTGGAGTATGAATTCTTATTTgaccaattattatttttttttttttcgagacagggtttctctgtggttttggagcctgtcctggaactagctcttgtagaccaggctggtctcgaactcacagagatccgcctgcctctgcctcccgagtgctgggattaaaggcgtgcgccaccaccgcccggcttgaccaATTATTAACTACATGACCATCGGAAACTATTCAGCTTCTGATCTACACTTTTCAAATGTGGATATTGATAATCATATCTTTCTGTATGAGTATTTCAGGTTTTAAATGAGGTAATCTAAGTAATACTTAGCACAATGCCTGAGGCATAGTGGCTGCCCAGAAAAAGCTGTGCTGGCAATGGTGCCACATTAATATGTCCAAGACACAAATTCATGGCTAGTCTTGCCCCCCTCTCAGAAACTGTGAATTGGAGGGTGGTCTGTGTCCTTCACAGAATGATGGCACAAGGTGATATTGCTATTTGGTGCATATATCTGAATGTGTTGTGGCATCTTACAGAATCCCTTGGCTTAAGTCATTTATGCCAAGCTTGTGATAAAAGGAGCTCTTGGGGTAAAGTTAcacatttccttcttcctccaggcAAACACAGAGCAGCCCAAACTCAGTAGAGATGAGCAGCGGAATCGAGGAGCCCTCTTACAAGACATTTGCAAAGGGACCAAACTGAAGAAGGTGACCAACATTAATGATCGGAGTGCTCCTGTCATCGAGAGTGAGTCGGGGGTCCCAGGATTAGAAGACTTCTGTGCATCACACTTATTGTGGTCTCTCCAGTGGGAAAATGGTGTCCTGGATATCTTGACTTTCCTTCCAGCTGTGGAGTTGAATGTTATGAAAGTTCTCCTCAGCTCTTCTCAGGGTTAAAGTCTTCCCCTGCTGATGATAGTGTTTGTTAGGGCCCATCTGTGGCTGTTCTCAGGAGACCACCACATTCCTAGAGGCTTCCTGGCTGAAACCAAGGATGGTTTTACAATTGCTGTACAAGTCCATTCTTGTAGGCCTCAGGAACATTTGTTCGCACTTCCTTGTCTCCCCCGCCCCCAATGTGGGGAAGAGGGCCCAGAGAACTGTTGAGCTTGTCTATTTTAATCGAGTTGTTCTCCTTCCCCCTAAATAAAAATGGCTCCTCCTTCCCTTTGTCCTtttagtttgcttgtttttgtaatAATCCTGGCATGAAGGTGTGCAGCTGCAAGGCCGAGGTGCCCTTGGGTCTGTGTGTTTTAGTGGTAGTGCTGCTGCTCTTGCTGCCGCTTCTTGATGGAGAGGCAAAAGTGAGACTGGTACGTTTGTAAGTTAGAGCCTAGATAGAGGAGCCGTTTCTTCTCAGGCTTGACTTGGTCAGCAGCTCAGAGCATATGAAATGAAACctcacctctgccttccagagcCCAAAGGGAGTGGTGGTGCCTATGGCCCTGGAGCTGCTGCTTTGCAACCCAAGGGAGGTCTCTTTCAAGGAGGAGTGCCCAAGCTGCGACATGTGGGAGCCAAGGATGCTTCAGGTATCTGAGAAGTTATCTCTTGGGCTAGCTCCCaacagtgtttgtttttttgacttGCTCCAAGCGTGCTATCTAGGTTGGAAACTGGGGTTGaagatgggaggaagaagagacaagCATAGTTGCAAAACTGAgagttaaataaaaatgtgtttaacttaggtaaagaaaatgtgagatGCTGTTGTAGCATGTGACTGCAGTCCCACCTGCAGggttgaggcaggaaaatcacaagtTTGAGTTCAGACTGAACCACAAGAgttgagaccctgccttaaagaaacaaaaaagattttaagTGCTGGGTTGTATGTAGCTCAGTGAGTTGAAGACTTGGCTAGTgtgtgtgaagacctgagtttagttcctagcactgcataaaccaagcTAGGTGGTATAcgtgtaatcccagaacttgggaggtggaggcaggagaatctcagaCATTCAAGTTCATCCTTGACTactttctgagtctgaggccaatctAGGTTACATGAGACCTAAtctctaaatacataaataactacATTcagaatattcacacacacacaaaggtatacacacagagaatagATTACTATTTGGCCCTGCAAAAGAAATTAATGTTATTTGTGACATTTGGCCTAGAGGACATTGTGttgagtgaaataagccagaaacAGAACGACAagccagcatggtggtgcacactcaggaggcagagacaggtgagtctctgtatttgaggccagcctggtctacagagcaagttctaggacagccaggggtacataaATACGCCCCCCTAAAAAAGGGggggtaaaataaatgaatgtaattcaATTCAAATGTGTTCATTTTGTGTCAAGAGACTCTGAATCTGAAACCTGATTAAAACTCAGAGCTAGGGCTAGCGATGTGACTCAGCAGTAAGGCAAGTATTTTGCATGCTTGAGGCTCTGAGCTTGAGCCCGGGCCACAGGAAAGCAAACAGACCCAAGAACTTTGCTGGTACTTTCTCAGCTGTTGTGCAAGGTGCACTGAGGAGGCTGGGTCAACCAGAGGCCTGACTGATGTGCATGTAACTGTTAACACAGTGTTCTGTTGTTTATAGATACTCTAGCTGCTAAGCCAGCCCTACAAGTCCCCAGTTCTCGAGCTGCTGCTCCGAGGCCTCCAGTGTCTACAGCCAGTGGGCGTCCTCAAGATGATACTGACAGCAGCCGAGCCTCCCTCCCAGAACTGCCCCGGACGCAGAGACCCTCTTTACCCGACCTCTCTCGTCCCAATACCACTAGCGGTACAGGCATGAAACATAGCTCATCTGCtcctcccccaccacctccaGGGCGCCGTGCCAATGCGCCCCCTACTCCTCTGCCTGTGCACAGCAGCAAAGCTCAGGCCTACAACAGGGAGAAACCCTTGCCTCCAACACCTGGACAGAGGCTGCACCCGAGTCGAGAAGGACATCCTGCTCCACCCCCTGTAAAACCACCTCCTTCCCCTGTGAATATCAGAACCGGACCAAGTGGCCAGTCTCTGGCTCCTCCCCCACCGCCTTACCGCCAGCCTCCTGGGGTCCCCAATGGACCCTCAAGTCCCACTAATGAGTCAGCCCCTGAGCTGCCACAAAGACACAATTCTTTGCATAGGAAGACACCAGGGCCAGTCAGAGGCCTTGCACctcctccacccacctctgcctcccccttCTTGTTGAGTAACAGGCCACCTCCCCCAGCCCGAGACCCTCCTAGTAGGGGAGCAGGTAAGTGTTTagaagccttttctcttttctctttgctttttctaaGAGCTTCTCTTCAGTAATTAGAGTAAGAGTTGATGTATTCACTTGGTTTATTGGGTGCCCTTTATGTGTTGGTAATTGTTAGGGAAGAGATTAAAAAACTTGTTGTGCACAACctagtaaaaatataaatatataaatatggtaTATAGTATGTTTTAGAGAAATACAAACCAGGGAAAGGATGATGGTATTTGAATTAGAGGAGAGTTAAAGTGAGAAGAGGCTTACCCTGTATGGTACCAGTATGAAGCGGATCTGAAATAGAAACATTCATCACTCTGGACAGCAGGGAGGCCATTGCGAAAGGAGTGGAATGAGTCGGGAGCTGGCAAGAGGGAAGGTGGGAAAGCTAGGTCTTCCGGGGTAATGTGTAGGACTCTGGGAAGATTTGGAGCTGACCTCGTCCCGTTCCAAGTGAATTATTTTGTTTTCGAGACATGGTCTCCATGTGTACCtttgattggcctggaacttggtatgtagaacacgttagccttgaactcatagagatccatctgcttctgcctgcagaattctgggatcaaaggtatgcacTAACACACTTGGCTCTAAATAAAtcttacataaaattaaaaaaaacaacaacaaaaccacatgCTAGCCGGGAGTAgtgtggcacacctttaatcttgcatttgggaggcaggtggatctctgagttcaaagccagcctagtctacaaagtgagtccacAACAACTAGGactgtgttacacagagaaaccctgttatgaaaaacaaaacaacaacaacaaacacatgcctggtggctggagagatggctcaatggttacgAGCACTAACTGGTCTTCCAGAGCACCTGGGTTggtttcctagcacccacacattggctcacaactgtctgtagtgtCAATTTCAAGAGACCTGATGTTCTCTTATGGTCTCtgagggcatcaggcacacatggtgtacagatatgcatgtaagcaaaacacccatacatataaaataataaaaattaaacgcaaaaaacaaaacaggaaaaatgaaCTTGGTAGAGTGATGGAAAAGGAGCAGAATAAAGGAAGTGGTCCTCTGTGTGCAGTGCTGCTGAAAGGCCAGCTGGACACTGAGAACTGGCTGTGGACTGAACATCAAGGGACCCTCTGTGCAGCGTTGAGGAAGCAAATTGGGGTAGGTTCACAAATTAGGAATGGATGCCAGCTCtgttggaggctgaagcagaggctgGCTTGAGCCactggagtttgaggtcagcctgggtaatGGAGGGAGACCGTGTGTGGCCAAAACCAGAAAAGAACGTTTAAGAAAGCAGTATATAGGAACCTTGGTGAAGGCCTGGTTGAGTGTGTCCGTATACAAATAGAACGGTTGCCAAAGCACTGCTGCTTTTCCTGTGGACCTGGACTTGGCTCCCAGCCCATATCAcagcagctccaggggatctgatgtcctcctctggcctccatgggtgcttgtacacacatggcacacatacaggcatgcaggtacacatacacacatgcataaataaaaataaatacaaattatgtTTCCTGTAAATTTGTGCTCCCAGTAgcacttttttggttttttaagacagggtttgtaggtgtaacagccctggctgtcctgaaaccaagctgtaaaccaagctggtctcaaactcacagagatccgcttgcctctgcctctcaagtgataGGATCAAAGAGATACCACCACTGCTGGCTTCAGTAACAGTCTTTTAGAGGGCACCCCAGACAACAACCTGATAATATTGATGACATGGTATTTCCCTGCCTATAGCCAGCCATAAGATAGCCCAGGATTCTGTAAAGTTCAggtttaaagggaaaaaaaatgcacaCTTCAGGTGGGGGACAGCTGGAGAGACAgtgactgctctgccagaggacccaggtcagttccctgcacccagtTCCAGGGCTACTCTGGAATACTCTTTTGCTGACCTCTGCTGGCATGAGGCATGCATATGgtttatacacacatgtaggcaaacacggatgcacataaataaatctaaaaaataaaaagttttttacttgtagattttaaaagactttttttttaaagccacattttttttttttttttaaatctctatttcatgtgcattgctgttttgcctgcatgtatatctgtgtgagggtatcagatcccccggaactggagttatagacagttgtgagctgccatatgggtgctgggaattgaacccaggtcctctggaagaacagccagtgctctttaccactgagccatctctccagcccccttaaaagACTCTTAATGTGAACAATCCTCTTTCTTTCTAATCCCATTCTGtaataaaagcagagaaaataaaactgaggTAAGTGGTGTCAAGTCTGCAGATTTCTTGCTTTTCATATACTATGAGTTGTATTGTCCGGTAGCTGTGAGCATGGGTCAAGGGGAGGCCTCAGCCTGCTGCCCGCTCAGTACCCAGAGCAGGAGCTCTGAGCAGCCCACAGTCTTGAGGAGTGGCTGTATCTGTTGTATAACATGGGTCCAGTTTCTCTGATTCTCTTGAGTTTGTTTGTTGTCTGTAAGCTAGAAGTGTTTGTAAAAATGTAGTGTGCTGTTGAACTTGTTTTATGTAAAGGGCATCTAAGTAATTCATGGACTTATTTCTATTAAATCACATTATAACAATATTTTATGATAATACATGTTTGTTTCTGTGGAGGCTGAGCAGAAagcagcaagttccagaccagccttgtccacagagtaagttctaggacagctgaggCTGCACACAGAAGCCTTATTTTgttacaaaaaaccaaaaacacccaacagaccaaaactaaacaaacaatgacagagggagggaacagagtggaggaggagcagcagccaCCCCAAGGCTCCTTGTAGAGTCCaatctctcttttattttctatgatttgtttgctttattttgtttttcgagacagtgtttctctgtctagtcctggctctcctggaaactttgtagaccagtctggcctcaaactcagagttccacctgcctctgcctcctgagtgctgtaaaggtgtgtgccactgttaCCTGGCAttctatggtttttattttatagttggTGTATAAAACAATGaatttcgccgggcggtggtggcacatgcctttaatcccagcactcgggaggcagaggcaggcagatctctgggagttcgaggccagcctggtctacaagagctagttctggaacgggcaccaaagctacagagaaaccctgtctcgaaaaacaaaacaaaataaaaaaataaaacaatgaatttcATTTGTGCATTTCTCACATTTGCTCcctcactgcccccccccccccccccccgctgcttTCTTAGCTTGTGTCTCTCAAGCCCTTCTTTACTTTGCCAGTTCCAACACAAGCCAACTGCTTTGGATTTTAATTGCAGCTCCTCCACCCCCTCTACCCACGGTCCGAAATGGTGCCAGGGatgctcctcctcccccaccacctTATCGAATGCATGGGTCAGAGCCTCCGAGCAGAGGAAAGCCCCCACCTCCACCTTCAAGGACACCAGCTgggccacctcctcctccaccaccacccctgagGAATGGCCATAGAGACTCCATCACCACTGTCCGTTCCTTCTTGGGTAAGTTGTcagtgatttgtttgtttgttgtgtcaagacagggtttcactgtgtaggcctggctgtcctggaactcactctgtagaacaggcaggcaggcctcaaactcacagagatccgcctgcctctgcctcctaaatgctgggtggtgtttgccaccaccgcctagctaaTAGTGACTTTGTGTCATAGTTGTGGTGGTGACTTCACCGACTCACTGGTGCCAGATGGCTCCTGTAGATGGAGAATAGGCCGGAGCAGCTCCTGACTTTTCCTCTGACTTGTGCTTCCGATCCATTGACATTCCTTTCCTTACATGAACAGATTGAAATCAAGTCATCAGGGTTCATACTGATTCTAAAGCTACTCTCAGGTCCCCACAAGAATCACTGATGAAGCTTCCCATCAGCGACTGTCCTCTTTATTCTCATACATCCTAGAATTATGTGTTCAAGGAGGGGAGTTCCTTCCTGGTTACTTAAAAACTCAAGAGGCTTAGGGTGAAGCTCAGTGGTATAGCATTAGCCTGATGTGTACAAGTCCTGGGCTTAATCCCACAGTACAGAAAGAGCACGAAAAGCCAAACAAGCTTAGCTGACAGAGGCCCTTAGTTTGAACCCCagtactacaaaaacaaaacatacagaggCCAGTGTCAAAACAGCTGTATTTTTTTGAGGacgtcattttatttatttggaccCCACTGTTATTATGTAGAGAAGCAGGAAATTGACTAGAATAGGGGCATGTTGGATCATGTTTTCCAAGCTTATAAATGTTGAGATCTCTACTTAAGAGAATTCACCTCACAGTCTAGAATAGGCCATAAGTTGTACTCTTTTGAAGATGGTGGCGTAGACCATGATATCTCTTGAAAGCATTAACACGCTAAGTTCTTCAGGGTTGCTCCTCCGTCACTACCCCCTACACAGTCTAGCCTGTTCTTAACGGTTGCACGAGAGTTTTGCTTTGAGTATACATCCTTATTGCAGAAACCTCTGAATGTAGTGGGGCAcggtggtgtgtgtctgtagtcccagcacacaGGGTTTAGCTAGTGCAGGAGAATCTTAAATTCAAAACCTGTCTGtaatacatagtaagaccctatctaaacaAAAAAAGCTTTGAATAGAAAAAGGACCTCTTGAGGTGTGATCATGCCATGCCCATAAGACGTAAGACGTTTGAATCTTAGGAAGAGGTCATAGAGAGTAGGAGTGGAGCTAGACATGGCTGACTGAACTGTGTTGCAGAGCAATGTAGGATAACCAAGGCTGAAAGAAAGTTTTCCGTTAAAACTCTCGCTAGCTAGAGAGACATTTGAGGTTAATGACTACCACCCCTTAAATTTAATTCAATTTGTTTCCCATAGCAACAGTCTTGTAAACTCACCTTGTTTCTGGAGCTTCTTGTTTCTGCTTGCACACACATTTGTGCTCCTTTCCCAAAGTATCTGAATTTTGGTAGAAAGATGTAAAGTCAGCCTTTGACTCCTTTACATTCGGAATTTTAGAAGGGTAGGTACTGGTTCTGGTCATGTGGCATTCACCTTGATCCTAGCACTTCGAAGGCAGAGTCgaacagatctctgtgtgtttaagaCCATGCTGGTTTCAtagttccaggttagccaaggctacatagagagaccctgtctcaaaatgaacaaaaataataatagcttgacaatggtggtgcatgcctttaatcccagcacttgggaggcagagacaggtggatttttgtgagtttgaagccagcctgatcaacagagTTAGTTCCACGATAGCTatggctatacagaaaaaccctgtctaataataataataataataataataataataataataataataataataatttgttttagtttgggtttctgttgctgtgatgaaacaccatgaccaaaaagcaggttggggaggacagggtttatttggctcacactttcaTATTGCAACTCACCACTGAAAGAAGGCAAGACAGGAACAGGGCAgacacatggaggcaggagctgatgcaaaggccgtGGAGAGGTGTTCCCCatgacttgcttagcctgctttcctatagaacccaggatcacagTTCAGGGATGGTCCCACCCACAATGGTCCGAGCCATTCcctatcagtcactaattaagaaaattctctatAGCCAgattttatggagacattttttcaATTGAGGATCCCTCGTTTCAGATAACTCTACCTTGTGTTAAGTTgaataaaactatccagcacataaataaaggggctggagagatagctcagtagttaataATATTGGGTACAttttcagaggacccatgttcaattcccagcaccaaatgGAGCCTCcataacagtctgtaactcctgtttcaggaAATCTGAAGCCCTCCATTAGCGTCTGTGGGTGCTGTGTGCACATGGTGCccaaacatacatgtagacaaaacatacacaatttaaaaggattaaatttttttctctgtatgtatatgttcacatgtgcgcctttatgtgtttatatgtatgtgtacaggtggttatggaggccagaggtcaacattaggtgtcttccttaattgctcTCCACCATATTTGTCTCAGATAAGCTCTGCAATTGGTCtgactggctggtcagcaagccccagtgatacTCTGATTTCTGCCTCCACAGCCCTTGGTTATAGGCTCCTGCCACCATACCAGCCCCAGATAAAGGGACTTTGGGTATCCACTGTTCATCAGAGGCACCCAGGGGGATGCTTTTGTTGTCTCAGGAACTTTGGTTTGGTGGGTAGAACAGGCTCTCCATACAGCAGAACCCAGAGGAGATTGGTAAATAGGAAAGGTCCTAAGAAGTCCCACGTCTGTGGGAGGCATGACATAATACTCTCCTCTTTTCACAGATGATTTTGAGTCCAAGTACTCCTTCCACCCAGTAGAGGACTTCCCTGCTCCAGAAGAGTATAAGCATCTTCAGAGAGTATACCCCAGCAAAACAAACCGAGGTGCGAGGGGAGTGAGCAAAGCGTCCGTGTTTGCATGCAacatagagtttgtgtgttttctgggATTAGAATGTGCTTCTGCACGTGTAGAGGTCAGCAGGAGTTGGCTTTTCTCTTTCGACCAAGTTCCCTGGATCCTAGGGACTAACTCGGGTCGGCAGCCTTGGCATCAAGTGCCCAccttccaagccatctcttcagcagtAGTCCCTGTTGTTAAAAATTGACTTAGGGAGCCTGTCTCATTTCAGAAATGTTACCTAGGGTCTGTAAGTGAGCTCAGTGTCTATGTTCTTGTTTCTCCAGCTGCCCGTGGAGCCCCACCTCTACCACCCATTCTCAGGTGAAGCCTGGCTTGGTCCTGCTCCTCAGGAAAAGGATGGACCTCCTCTTCTCAGATGGTCCCCCAACCCGTAAAACCTGCATGAGAGCTCCTACAGTGTTTCTCCAGTGAACCAACCCTAAGCATCCTCCTGGCCCAGTTCCATCTATGCATCTCATCTCTGGACTTGGTGATTGGATTCTTTCTGTTGGCAGTAGGCTCTCAAGCCCTGTATCCAGCCCTCTTCCAGCAAGCCCTGCTAAGCCAGAAGAGGAGAAAGGCTCCGTTTCTCCCGCTTTCTTCCAGGGAAAGGTGCCTTGTTATGTGAATGGACACACCGGGCAGGGTGGAGAACGGTGCCCTGTCTGCTGTTATCCGCCAAGGGGAAGTGTACTGTGTGCATTGCATTCCATAGTTGAGGAGGTCGGTGTGGCCAAGACTGTTGAGGATAAGGTACTTTTCGTGAAGCAGTCGGGGTTTGCAGAAGCGACCTGTTTTAAAGGTCAGGTTACAGAAAGGACAAAGAAATGTGTCTTCTCCATTTTTAagaatgttttggttttgttctcaTCCCTCTTCTCCCCATTCCAAGGGGCAAGTTGTACATACACTAAATACTAATCAGTGACCTAGACAATAAAAGAAGGGGACGAAGTAAACTGAGGATCATTCGAGAGCAAGTCGGCTCCTCTGCAGCTGAGGGCCAGGGCCATCTGTACCCCTCGGGACCCCCTGCCTTTCCCCGGAGTGCTTCCCGTCCCTCAAGAGAAGAGTCACTTTTTGTTGGGTGCATTATTCATATTCCTAATTCACAAACCCCAGAAACTTCCTGTAAGAGATGAAAAGAGGGGGTGAGGACCTTAACCTCAACCTCAAGTCGAACTCAGTTTTTTCTGATTAACCCTAAAATGGTCAGCAGCCCTTGGGGAATGCTCCAGGGAGActaagggaaggaggaagcacTTGACAGGAGGGTCTGGCTCTGGGGCTGCAAAGGTCTTGACAGCCTCCTCATACCCATCTCACATCCGACAGCAGGGTCCTCCTGTT
Coding sequences:
- the Wipf2 gene encoding WAS/WASL-interacting protein family member 2; the protein is MPIPPPPPPPPGPPPPPTFNQANTEQPKLSRDEQRNRGALLQDICKGTKLKKVTNINDRSAPVIEKPKGSGGAYGPGAAALQPKGGLFQGGVPKLRHVGAKDASDTLAAKPALQVPSSRAAAPRPPVSTASGRPQDDTDSSRASLPELPRTQRPSLPDLSRPNTTSGTGMKHSSSAPPPPPPGRRANAPPTPLPVHSSKAQAYNREKPLPPTPGQRLHPSREGHPAPPPVKPPPSPVNIRTGPSGQSLAPPPPPYRQPPGVPNGPSSPTNESAPELPQRHNSLHRKTPGPVRGLAPPPPTSASPFLLSNRPPPPARDPPSRGAAPPPPLPTVRNGARDAPPPPPPYRMHGSEPPSRGKPPPPPSRTPAGPPPPPPPPLRNGHRDSITTVRSFLDDFESKYSFHPVEDFPAPEEYKHLQRVYPSKTNRAARGAPPLPPILR